One window of the Cuculus canorus isolate bCucCan1 chromosome 13, bCucCan1.pri, whole genome shotgun sequence genome contains the following:
- the PHLPP2 gene encoding PH domain leucine-rich repeat-containing protein phosphatase 2 yields MGEAGPAPRDPPEPEEDEAAAGSARGGRAGPRGAVRVLRRNVKRNGSRSCLNRSRFGSRERDWLKENVRRGCVYVYGKDSAASSDLRLVLCTVDTPASEICDGEGRENLFLQLHGDLVRRLEPTEKPLQIVYDYLAGLGFDDPVRMQEEAANSDLSCMIRFYSEKPCQVEQLDRILLSGVYNVRKGKTQLHKWAERLVILCGTCLIVSSVKDSHTGKMHILPLVGGKVEEMKRRQYTLAFTSAGAQAQTYHVSFETLAECQRWHRQASTVVSMRLSMVDLSCYSLEEVPEHLFYSQDIIYLNLRHNFMRSSGPGSLDSLCRFSQLKSLNLSHNRLGEFPVSLCEISTLTELNISCNGLHSLPSHIGKLLNLQTFCLDGNFLTSLPEELGSLQQLSSLGLSFNNFRELPAICEKLVMLDKLALAGNVIETLDLAVLNRMSHIKSVDLRLNNLKRAVADTLEGNKSVTYMDLRDNQMTDLDLSYLGSLEQLHCERNKLRELTLSGFSLRALYANSNCLTAINIYPVPGQLTCLELSHNQLQCVPDWACEAKKLEILDLSYNLLVELPSRILSSLSLRKLMVGHNRLQSLPPLLEHIPLEVLDLQHNLLTKLPDTLFVKALNLRYLNASANSLESLPPACTGEESLSMLQLLYLTNNNLTDQCIPILVGHPSLRILHLANNNLQTFPASKLSKMEHLEELNLSGNKLKTIPTTVANCKLLHTLIAHSNEISIFPEILHLPRIQFVDLSCNELTEILIPEALPGTLQELDLSGNTNLMLEHKTLDIFSHITTLKIDAKPSLTADSALASTFWSHGVAEMAGQRNKLCVSSLALGSFAEGVEAVYGMFDGDKNEELPRLLQCTMADVLLEEVQQSDTMFMSNTFLVSHRKLGMAGQKLGSSAVLCYIRHDVADPASNFSLTVANVGTCQAILCRNGKPLPLSKVFSLEQCPEEAKRVKEQKAIITEDNKVNGVTCCTRMLGCTYLHPWILPKPHVNSIPLTVQDELLLIGNKALWEHLSYTEAVSAVRHLHDPLAAAKKLCTLAQSYGCQDNVGAMVVCLNISEDSCTCEMHGLTLLGPGGFSSTTTKPATPSSSSGIASEFSSELSASEVSSEVGSTASDEHNAVGLDGSLLPRQERRCSLHPVPPSSIFQRQPSSATFSSNQSDNGLDSDDEQPVEGVMTNGSKVEVEVDIHCCKGKGLEFELPASDYSSSAPGPEDDPELVLVIRRQNSVNSNTVQREVKEKCGLQKSLSTCCLYGKKLSNGSIVPLEESLNLIEVATEAPKKKTGYFAAPSQMEPEDQFVVPPDLEEEVKEQMKQHQENGADQEQKEEHAATLPEEFDTAL; encoded by the exons AGAAATGTGAAGCGGAatgggagcaggagctgcctgaACAGGAGTCGGTTTGGTTCCCGTGAGAGGGACTGGCTGAAGGAGAATGTCAGACGAGGCTGCGTATACGTTTATGGAAAAgattctgctgcttcttcagacTTGCGCTTGGTCCTCTGTACGGTGGACACCCCGGCATCTGAGATCTGCgatggagaagggagggaaaaccTCTTTTTGCAGCTTCATGGAGACCTGGTCAG GAGGTTGGAGCCCACAGAAAAACCCCTTCAGATTGTGTATGACTACTTGGCTGGCTTGGGTTTTGATGATCCTGTCAGAatgcaggaggaggcagcaaaCTCTGATCTCAGCTGTATGATTCGCTTTTACAGTG aaaagccaTGTCAAGTGGAACAGTTAGATCGCATCCTGCTCTCTGGAGTCTATAACGTACGCAAAGGAAAGACCCAGTTGCACAAGTGGGCAGAGCGCTTGGTGATTCTCTGTGGTACGTGCCTCATCGTGTCCTCTGTCAAGGACAGCCACACGGGGAAGATGCACATCTTGCCTCTCGTTGGAGGGAAG GTGGAAGAGATGAAACGCCGGCAGTACACGCTTGCTTTCACATCTGCTGGAGCACAAGCTCAAACATACCATGTTTCCTTTGAAACACTGGCGGAGTGCCAGCGGTGGCACCGACAGGCGTCCACG GTTGTGTCTATGCGTCTTAGCATGGTTGATCTTTCATGCTACAGCCTTGAGGAAGTACCTGAGCACCTCTTCTACAGTCAAGACATCATCTACCTCAACCTACGACACAATTTTATGAGATCAAGTGGACCAGGAAGCCTTGACTCTCTTTGCAG GTTTTCTCAGCTGAAGAGCCTGAACTTGTCTCATAACCGACTGGGAGAGTTTCCTGTATCGCTGTGCGAGATCTCTACTCTGACAGAGCTTAATATTTCCTGTAACGGACTTCATTCCTTGCCAAGCCATATTGGCAAACTGCTAAA TCTCCAGACCTTCTGCCTTGATGGGAATTTCCTCACGTCCTTACCAGAAGAACTGGGAAGTCTGCAACAGCTCAGCAGCCTTGGGCTTTCCTTCAATAACTTCCGTGAACTGCCAGCAATTTGTGAGAAGCTCGTCATGTTAGACAAACTAGCCCTGGCAGGGAACGTGATAGAGACCCTGGACCTTGCCGTGCTGAACCGTATGAGTCACATCAAAAGTGTGGACCTGAG gctgaacaacctgaaGAGAGCAGTGGCTGACACTCTGGAGGGGAACAAATCTGTGACTTATATGGATTTACGAGACAATCAGATGACAGATCTGGATCTGAGCTACTTGGGCAGCCTCGAGCAGCTGCACTGTGAGCGGAATAAGCTGAGGGAGTTGACGCTAAGTGGCTTCTCCCTTCGAGCCCTCTATGCCAACAGCAACT GTCTGACAGCTATCAATATTTATCCAGTTCCTGGTCAATTGACATGTCTAGAACTCTCTCA CAATCAGCTGCAGTGTGTCCCAGACTGGGCCTGTGAAGCAAAGAAACTGGAAATTTTGGACCTGAGCTACAATCTCCTTGTGGAGCTTCCATCGAG GATCCTCAGCAGCTTGAGCCTTCGGAAGTTGATGGTGGGGCACAACCGTCTGCAGAGCCTTCCACCTCTCCTAGAACACATTCCACTGGAGGTGCTGGACCTTCAGCACAACCTGTTGACTAAACTGCCGGACACACTCTTTGTCAAGGCTCTGAA CCTCAGGTACCTGAATGCATCTGCAAACAGCCTGGAGTCCTTGCCCCCTGCATGTACAGGGGAGGAGAGTCTGAgcatgctgcagctgctttaCTTGACCAATAATAACCTCACAGATCAATGCATCCCCATCTTGGTGGGACACCCGAGCCTACGGATCCTGCACCTGGCAAACAACAACCTACAGACTTTCCCTGCAAG CAAACTTAGTAAGATGGAGCACTTGGAAGAGCTGAATCTGAGTGgcaacaaactgaaaacaattcCCACAACAGTGGCGAACTGCAAGCTACTTCATACCTTGATTGCACACTCTAATGAAATAAGCATCTTTCCAGAGATCCTACATTTGCCCCGTATTCAG TTTGTGGACTTGAGCTGCAATGAGTTAACTGAAATCCTGATCCCAGAGGCACTGCCAGGTACCTTGCAAGAGCTGGACCTTAGCGGAAACACAAACCTGATGCTAGAGCACAAGACACTGGACATCTTCAG TCATATCACCACACTGAAGATTGATGCTAAGCCCTCCCTCACGGCAGACTCAGCACTCGCTTCTACCTTCTGGAGTCACGGAGTAGCTGAGATGGCAGGCCAAAGGAATAA GCTGTGTGTGTCATCCCTGGCACTGGGGAGCTTTGCTGAGGGGGTAGAGGCTGTGTATGGCATGTTTGATGGTGACAAGAACGAGGAGCTGCCACGCTTGCTGCAGTGCACCATGGCCGATGTGCTCCTGGAGGAGGTACAGCAGTCAGACACCATGTTCATGTCCAACACCTTCTTGGTCTCCCACAG GAAGCTGGGCATGGCTGGGCAGAAGCTGGGCTCCTCTGCTGTCCTTTGCTATATTCGTCATGATGTGGCCGATCCAGCCAGCAACTTTTCTCTGACGGTAGCCAATGTGGGGACGTGCCAAGCCATTCTGTGCCGAAACGGAAAACCACTGCCTCTCTCCAAAGTCTTCAGCCTTGAACAATGTCCAGAAGAAGCCAAGAGAGTCAAGGAACAAAAAGCCATTATAACAGAG GACAATAAGGTCAACGGTGTGACTTGCTGTACTCGGATGCTGGGCTGCACATACCTGCATCCTTGGATCCTGCCTAAACCACACGTCAATTCCATTCCACTGACTGTACAAGATGAGCTGCTACTTATAGGAAACAAAGCTCTCTGGGAACACCTTTCTTACACGGAAGCTGTCTCGGCTGTGCGCCACCTGCACGACCCGCTCGCTGCTGCGAAGAAACTCTGCACTTTAGCCCAAAGCTACGGCTGCCAGGACAATGTAGGTGCGATGGTGGTGTGTCTGAACATCAGCGAGGACAGCTGCACATGTGAGATGCATGGCCTCACTCTGCTAGGTCCTGGGGGATTTAGTTCCACCACCACCAAGCCAGCAACACCTTCATCTAGCAGTGGAATTGCTTCTGAGTTCAGCAGTGAACTGTCTGCTTCTGAGGTTAGCAGTGAGGTGGGCTCTACTGCTTCTGATGAACACAATGCTGTTGGTCTCGACGGCAGCTTGCTGCCGCGACAAGAGCGACGTTGCAGCCTACATCCTGTGCCCCCCTCAAGCATCTTTCAGCGCCAGCCTTCCAGTGCCACCTTCTCTAGCAACCAGTCTGACAACGGTCTGGATAGCGATGATGAGCAGCCTGTGGAAGGTGTGATGACAAACGGCAGTAaagtggaggtggaggtggacATACACTGCTGTAAAGGAAAGGGCCTGGAGTTTGAACTTCCTGCTTCAGACTACAGCTCCTCCGCTCCAGGGCCAGAGGATGACCCTGAGCTTGTCCTTGTCATTCGGAGACAGAACAGTGTAAACAGCAACACTGTGCAGAGAGAAGTGAAGGAAAAGTGTGGACTGCAAAAATCTCTTTCCACATGCTGTCTCTATGGAAAGAAGCTTTCCAACGGCTCCATAGTGCCCTTGGAGGAGAGCCTCAACCTCATCGAAGTAGCCACAGAGGCACCCAAGAAGAAGACAGGCTATTTTGCTGCTCCATCCCAGATGGAGCCAGAGGATCAATTTGTGGTGCCACCTGATCTGGAGGAGGAAGTGAAGGAACAAATGAAGCAGCACCAGGAGAATGGAGCAGATcaggagcagaaagaggaaCATGCAGCAACTCTGCCAGAGGAGTTCGACACAGCTTTGTAA
- the MARVELD3 gene encoding MARVEL domain-containing protein 3 isoform X1 translates to MGGEGTGEPKNGTGARDGEPGDGPGPAGVSVWVMRAGSPSVPGYHRRSRSAAAALPEEPRGRSRCRYLRTVRGCCQLLEALLAALLLGCAAVSLGPPGGYTGVAELGSIHYYHYGGAYSGFDGADGERARRLDQSFHLQKLPVARAAVAGAGALLAVPCLLIAAGALRVPWRFPAWLLLECGLDVAIAAGLVPAVYYFFRCLLGVYGSSVCQERERLYGSKGYRGFSCSLHGAEIAVGLWGCLAALAYLLSAGLALRGFRIVRSLKQKPEQSYEL, encoded by the exons ATGGGGGGCGAGGGAACGGGAGAACCGAAGAACGGGACTGGGGCTCGGGACGGGGAACCGGGAGACGGTCCAGGGCCGGCGGGGGTCTCGGTCTGGGTAATGAGGGCAGGCAGCCCCTCGGTTCCCGGCTACCACCGCCGTTcccgcagcgccgccgccgcttTGCCGGAGGAGCCGCGGGGCCGCAGCCGCTGCCGGTACCTGCGCACGGTCCGGG gctgctgccagctgctggaggcgctgctggccgcgctgctgctgggctgcgCCGCCGTGTCCCTCGGCCCCCCCGGCGGCTACACGGGAGTGGCGGAGCTGGGGAGCATCCACTACTATCACTACGGCGGCGCCTACAGCGGCTTCGACGGCGCGGACGGGGAGCGGGCGCGGCGGCTGGACCAGAGCTTCCACCTGCAGAAGCTGCCGGTGGCCAGGGCGGCGGTGGCCGGGGCGGGGGCTCTCCTGGCCGTCCCGTGCCTCCTGATCGCCGCCGGGGCGCTGCGGGTGCCGTGGCGCttccctgcctggctgctcctcGAATGCGGCCTGGACGTGGCCATCGCCGCCGGCCTCGTACCCGCCGTGTATTATTTCTTCCGCTGCCTTCTGGGGGTTTACGGCTCCTCCGTGTgccaagagagagagaggctttATGGAAGCAAGGGCTACCGGGGCTTCAGCTGCAGCCTGCACGGGGCAGAGATCGCCGTGGGGCTCTGGGGCTGCCTCGCCGCCCTGGCGTACCTGCTGAGCGCAGGCCTTGCGCTCAGGGGCTTCCGAATTGTCCGCAGCCTCAAACAGAAGCCGGAACAATCCTACGAGCTTTAG
- the MARVELD3 gene encoding MARVEL domain-containing protein 3 isoform X2: protein MAGTAAGEPRGGGAGRRAAAEPSGSRGRSGGMGRAAAALPEEPRGRSRCRYLRTVRGCCQLLEALLAALLLGCAAVSLGPPGGYTGVAELGSIHYYHYGGAYSGFDGADGERARRLDQSFHLQKLPVARAAVAGAGALLAVPCLLIAAGALRVPWRFPAWLLLECGLDVAIAAGLVPAVYYFFRCLLGVYGSSVCQERERLYGSKGYRGFSCSLHGAEIAVGLWGCLAALAYLLSAGLALRGFRIVRSLKQKPEQSYEL from the exons ATGGCGGGCACGGCGGCGGGGGAGCCTCGCGGCGGTGGAGCGGGGCGCCGGGCAGCGGCGGAACCAAGCGGCTCCCGCGGCCGGAGTGGCGGGATGGGACG cgccgccgccgcttTGCCGGAGGAGCCGCGGGGCCGCAGCCGCTGCCGGTACCTGCGCACGGTCCGGG gctgctgccagctgctggaggcgctgctggccgcgctgctgctgggctgcgCCGCCGTGTCCCTCGGCCCCCCCGGCGGCTACACGGGAGTGGCGGAGCTGGGGAGCATCCACTACTATCACTACGGCGGCGCCTACAGCGGCTTCGACGGCGCGGACGGGGAGCGGGCGCGGCGGCTGGACCAGAGCTTCCACCTGCAGAAGCTGCCGGTGGCCAGGGCGGCGGTGGCCGGGGCGGGGGCTCTCCTGGCCGTCCCGTGCCTCCTGATCGCCGCCGGGGCGCTGCGGGTGCCGTGGCGCttccctgcctggctgctcctcGAATGCGGCCTGGACGTGGCCATCGCCGCCGGCCTCGTACCCGCCGTGTATTATTTCTTCCGCTGCCTTCTGGGGGTTTACGGCTCCTCCGTGTgccaagagagagagaggctttATGGAAGCAAGGGCTACCGGGGCTTCAGCTGCAGCCTGCACGGGGCAGAGATCGCCGTGGGGCTCTGGGGCTGCCTCGCCGCCCTGGCGTACCTGCTGAGCGCAGGCCTTGCGCTCAGGGGCTTCCGAATTGTCCGCAGCCTCAAACAGAAGCCGGAACAATCCTACGAGCTTTAG